A single genomic interval of Drosophila virilis strain 15010-1051.87 chromosome 2, Dvir_AGI_RSII-ME, whole genome shotgun sequence harbors:
- the trx gene encoding histone-lysine N-methyltransferase trithorax isoform X2, whose amino-acid sequence MANEAGLEAPAVAVKSSGSSPNPNHNPNAVAGSTSAAAPGAPTATKQKKTVTFKNILETSDDKSVVKRFYNPDNRVPLVSIMKKDSLNRPLNYCRGSEFIVRPSILSKILNKNSNIDKLNSLKFRSVHASSNSIQESSSSTTNLFGSGLSRAFGAPIDDEDAVSGGVTFRKQEPQHKTPEDNDDDGSASSDAIEDDEDIDDDDAEDNEEAASEKSAETTASVDEKEADDRQLVMDKHFVLPKRSTRSSRIIKPNKRLLEVGGICSKRSPSDANGKPKPKNYFGLGDFASEVHASSSSSSSTSAATALSQKLGKETFTSFATAKVNSSFVLRQPRLQFQTDKSGSFVSAKPTLPTTTLLPASSSAITSANVLSFGALNNANSAVAAASTCAVCSAPVNNKDAPLARKYGVIACEVCRKFNSRMTKISKLSTPMHSNPSTSTAQSGQQLKCTDGGNCSILSLKSQLKNFKKLYKERCKACWLKKCLATLQLPAGHRSRLSAILPASMREEVAPKDDKCPELLSPTASLRFTAPTSSASSGTTIKWKSSAETAVNSIKSNPLAENNVTFGGTPLLRPAILEKPLFLKIGSDNKKAKESKEALGLSPVPSTSEAAVAPGKTTRKAKQDKEKAREQEAEKPLSPNAKKTTEANTPETQKDEQPASTTTTVSAASSSTPHTSSAATNSSQLETTEAANASTVPDNLKRQRIDLKGPRVKHVCRSASIVLGQPLATFGDEEEELAAAEAGPAPTTTTTTTSPEVIIKKPKSPQPMQMIIDENDNCASCILTPTEAPAEAQPAVKSVLESKSSKSNTQTEAKKTPATSGSSKGKVTTRNATATVTSVASSLVATKKQRNIEVSSSISSSQAAATQSRRALAKEVNRLKALISIDFWENYDPAEVCQTGFGLIVTETVAQRALCFLCGSTGLDPLIFCACCCEPYHQYCVLDEYNLKHSSFEDTLMNSLLETSNNACAISAATNTALNQLTQRLNWLCPRCTVCYTCNMSSGSKVKCQKCQKNYHSTCLGTSKRLLGADRPLICVNCLKCKSCATTKVSKFVGNLPMCTACFKLRKKGNFCPICQKCYDDNDFDLKMMECGDCNQWVHSKCEGLSDEQYNLLSTLPESIEFICKKCARRCDVSRNKADEWRQAVMEEFKSSLYSVLKLLSKSRQACALLKLSPRKKLRCSCSAGGAAGKAHSQGKLQPKALQFTYNGLGSDGESQNSDDIYEFKEQHSTNRKPSTPVPCSCLQPLSQSPSFSLVDIKQKIASNAYVSLAEFNYDMSQVIQQSNCDELDIAYKELLSEQFPWFQNETKACTDALEEDMFESCGYEELEESPTTYAEHHTASQAPRTGLLDIPLDDVDDLGGCAVKTRLDTRVCLFCRKSGEGLSGEEARLLYCGHDCWVHINCAMWSAEVFEEIDGSLQNVHSAVARGRMIKCTVCGNRGATVGCNVKSCGEHYHYPCARSIDCAFLTDKSMYCPAHARNALKANGSPSVTYESNFEVSRPVYVELDRKRKKLIEPAKVQFHIGSLEVRQLGSIVPRFSDSFEAIVPINFLCSRLYWSSKEPWKIVEYTVRTTIQNSYSSSLTLDAGRNFTVDHTNPNCSLVQLGLAQIARWHSSLARSDLLDTDWAEFPNSYVPADENTEEEPQQNADLLPPEIKDAIFEDLPHELLDGISMLDIFMYEDLGDKTELFAMSEQSKDGTTATSQTGGGSVSICDEDTRNSNSLSKQLELSNCWPASNPVEDAMLCAARSSSQAKQRGEVLKKTATAPTRSWPKLDGGSVAAFKRRKLSKNIAEGVLLSLNQRSKKEMATVAGITRRQSVCGSSELPPEGSATMRTKSFTWSAAKCLFEKNESREEPAKLKIMQMDGVDDSITEYRIIGSDGNLSTAQFTGQVKCERCQCTYRNYDSFQRHLGSCEPMSTSESESETATGTAQLSAESLNELQKQALAAATLSNTGGLNYLQTSFPQVQNLATLGQFGVQGLQGLQTLQLQPQSLGNGFFLSQPNAAQATSNGNDELQLYANSLQNLAANLGGGFTLTQPTMSTQAQPQLIALSTNPDGTQQFIQLPQSNGATTQLLQTAAPAAMPTATYQTLQATNSDKKIVLPLRNAGKPLKTVATKAAQQATAAAKQKQLKSAHGVKPIQAKLQPQQQQQQHQQHQQQQHQQQQQQQQQQQQQQTPITVAQHGGTTQLLGQNLLQPQLLFQSNAQPQTQQLLLPQTQAQNIISFVTGDGSQNQPLQYISIPTTNDFKPQQTTSTPTFLTAPGGGATFLQTDASGNLMLTTAPANSGLQMLTGQLQTQPQVIGTLIQPQTLQLTTGADGTQSATAQQPLILGGATGGGTTGLEFATATPQVILATQPMYYGLETIVQNTVMSSQQFVSTAMPGVLSQNSSFSATTTQVFQASKIEPIVDLPAGYVVLNNAVDASGNTSWLQQSQTQATDDATAQLLQNAGFQFQTTPTTSTQQTMSTDYAPPLVVTAKVPPVAQMKRNTNANKSPISVLSKVQPQPQQSQVVNKVLPTNVIQQQQQQQQQQQQQQQQQMQPKQQLAGNANLKLTSQFQRQQQANELKNKQAAGQQTGSTCGAPPSIASKPLQKKTNLIRPIHKVEVKPKIMKQAPKLATSAASMQHHQQQQSPAAINQVAKVALLQQRLPPAPQPQQQQPQQQQQQLHQQQQQQQQQQQHMQQHQQQQQQLSMPQLLPAQQPIISIVNTAEPQAATQFVITPALQAQAQPIQLQEQQSQQQQQQPAEQLINGNATRLQHYASNSLPTNVVNPLQQQPLAASANNSSNSNVTQQNSTITINSRPTNRVLPMQQRQEPTPLSNDVVVQSPTPPKPIEEPVPAGASTQKPIVKCYAQLEQKSPGYETELKTNITLDNLEQTNSITTLQLQQPQQGPIYGEQIFEKQSEAQVQLEKPKHNDLMLLEATSCQQQQQQQQQHMEMVVDNGFQLTSNESCLLEKHGFNVEAVPMDTEDHYASMKNGSGGGAAEGIGQVDDAEEDEDDDDDFSLKMATSACNDHEMSDSEEPAVKEKISKILDNLTNDDCADSITTATTVEASAGYQQMVEDVLATTAAGSVSTDDETFTATAEAVEAAASYINEMAEAHELQLKQLQAGVELDLKKPKLDVPQQQPNTVPTNVVPTAAAPQQPPPMRDPKKISGPHLLYEIQSEDGFTYKSSSIAEIWEKVFEAVQVARRAHGLTPLPEGPLADMSGVQMIGLKTNALKYLIEQLPGVEKCVKYTPKYHKRNGNVSTAAGGGHAASTAGSNAAALGAGADAQALIDYGSDQEELQENAYECARCEPYVSRSEYDMFSWLASRHRKQPIQVFVQPSDNELVPRRGTGSNLPMAMKYRTLKETYKDYVGVFRSHIHGRGLYCTKDIEAGEMVIEYAGELIRSTLTDKRERYYDSRGIGCYMFKIDDNLVVDATMRGNAARFINHSCEPNCYSKVVDILGHKHIIIFALRRIVQGEELTYDYKFPFEDEKIPCSCGSKRCRKYLN is encoded by the exons ATGGCCAATGAGGCCGGCCTGGAAGCCCCAGCCGTTGCAGTCAAATCGAGTGGCTCCAGTCCCAATCCCAATCACAATCCCAATGCGGTGGCGGGCAGCACGAGTGCTGCTGCCCCAGGGGCGCCAACGGCgacaaagcaaaagaaaacgGTCACCTTCAAGAACATACTCGAAACCAGTGATGACAAGTCGGTGGTGAAGCGTTTCTACAATCCGGACAATCGTGTGCCGCTCGTCTCCATCATGAAGAAGGACAGCCTGAATCGACCGCTCAACTATTGCAGGGGCAGCGAGTTCATTGTGCGTCCCTCCATACTTTCCAAGATACTCAACAAGAACTCGAACATCGATAAGCTCAATTCGCTGAAGTTTCGCTCGGTGCATGCCTCATCCAATTCCATACAGGAATCGAGCAGTAGCACGACAAATCTCTTCGGCTCTGGCCTGTCGCGCGCTTTTGGCGCCCCAATCGACGACGAGGACGCCGTTTCGGGCGGTGTCACATTTCGCAAGCAGGAGCCGCAGCACAAAACACCTGAAGACAACGATGATGACGG CTCGGCAAGCAGCGATGCAATTGAGGACGATGAGGACATTGATGACGATGATGCGGAGGACAACGAAGAGGCAGCGTCCGAGAAGAGTGCCGAAACCACGGCCAGTGTGGATGAAAAGGAGGCAGACGACAGGCAACTGGTCATggataaacattttgtgctgccCAAGCGAAGCACGCGCTCATCGCGCATCATAAAGCCCAACAAGCGTTTGCTGGAGGTGGGCGGCATTTGCAGCAAGAGGAGCCCGAGCGATGCCAATGGCAAACCCAAGCCCAAAAACTACTTTGGTCTGGGCGACTTTGCCAGCGAGGTGCACgcctcgtcgtcgtcgtcgtcgtcgacgtctgCAGCAACTGCGCTAAGCCAGAAGCTTGGCAAGGAAACATTTACCAGCTTTGCCACCGCGAAGGTAAACAGCAGCTTTGTGCTGCGCCAGCCGCGGCTGCAATTCCAAACGGATAAGAGCGGATCATTTGTCAGCGCCAAGCCCACGTTGCCCACGACAACGCTTTTGCCCGCATCTTCAAGTGCCATAACGTCAGCGAATGTTTTATCCTTTGGCGCGCTCAACAATGCCAATTCAg CTGTTGCCGCGGCCTCGACGTGCGCCGTTTGCTCGGCACCAGTTAATAACAAGGACGCGCCGTTGGCACGCAAATACGGCGTAATTGCCTGTGAGGTCTGTCGCAAGTTCAACTCGAGAATGACAAAGATATCCAAGCTCTCAACGCCCATGCACTCGAACCCAAGCACCAGCACAGCACAGTCTGGCCAGCAGCTAAAGTGCACAGATG GTGGCAATTGCAGCATATTATCGCTTAAGAGTCAGCTGAAGAACTTCAAGAAGCTGTACAAGGAGCGCTGCAAGGCGTGCTGGCTCAAGAAATGCCTGGCCACACTCCAGTTGCCCGCAGGACACAGAAGCCGCTTGAGTGCCATACTGCCCGCCAGCATGCGCGAGGAGGTGGCGCCCAAAGATGACAAGTGCCCGGAGCTGTTATCGCCTACGGCCAGTTTGCGTTTCACGGCGCCGACTAGCTCAGCATCGTCCGGCACAACCATCAAATGGAAATCCAGCGCGGAGACTGCAGTGAACTCCATCAAATCGAATCCGCTGGCCGAGAACAATGTCACCTTTGGCGGTACTCCGTTGCTGCGTCCCGCCATTCTCGAAAAGCCGTTGTTCTTAAAAATTGGCAGCGATAATAAAAAAGCCAAAGAGTCAAAGGAGGCACTTGGCCTGAGTCCCGTGCCCAGCACCAGTGAAGCAGCCGTTGCGCCTGGTAAAACCACGCGCAAGGCCAAACAGGACAAGGAGAAGGCGAGGGAGCAGGAAGCCGAGAAGCCGCTTAGTCCCAACGCCAAAAAGACCACAGAGGCCAACACGCCAGAGACTCAAAAGGATGAACAACCAGcatctacaacaacaacagtttcAGCTGCCAGCTCTTCCACGCCTCACACTAGCTCAGCGGCAACCAACAGCAGCCAACTGGAGACAACTGAGGCAGCCAACGCATCCACGGTGCCGGATAACTTGAAGCGGCAGCGCATCGATCTGAAGGGACCGCGTGTAAAGCACGTGTGCCGAAGTGCATCTATAGTGCTGGGGCAACCGCTGGCCACCTTTGGCGACGAGGAAGAGGAACTGGCTGCGGCAGAGGCCGGGCCAGCGCCAACAAccacgacaacgacaacgtcaCCGGAGGTCATCATCAAAAAGCCCAAATCGCCGCAGCCCATGCAAATGATCATCGATGAAAACGACAATTGTGCCAGCTGCATATTAACGCCCACTGAGGCGCCGGCCGAAGCCCAGCCAGCTGTTAAGAGTGTGCTGGAGTCGAAGAGCAGCAAGTCAAATACGCAAACAGAGGCTAAAAAGACGCCAGCCACAAGCGGCTCGTCCAAGGGCAAGGTGACCACGCGCAATGCGACAGCAACCGTGACCTCAGTTGCCAGCAGTCTGGTGGCCACCAAGAAGCAGCGCAACATCGaggtcagcagcagcatttccAGCAGTCAGGCGGCTGCAACACAAAGTCGTCGGGCGCTGGCCAAGGAGGTTAATCGTTTGAAGGCGCTGATTTCGATTGATTTCTGGGAGAACTATGATCCGGCTGAGGTGTGCCAAACGGGCTTCGGTCTGATCGTCACGGAGACGGTGGCACAGCGTGCGCTCTGCTTTTTGTGCGGCTCAACGGGCCTGGATCCGCTCATCttctgcgcctgctgctgcgagCCGTATCATCAGTATTGTGTGCTGGACGAATATAATCTAAAGCACAGCTCGTTTGAGGATACGCTGATGAACAGCCTGTTGGAGACATCGAACAATGCCTGCGCCATCTCAGCGGCCACCAATACGGCGCTGAATCAGCTGACGCAACGGCTCAACTGGCTGTGCCCGCGCTGCACCGTCTGCTATACCTGCAACATGTCCTCCGGATCGAAGGTGAAGTGCCAGAAATGCCAGAAGAACTATCACAGCACCTGTCTGGGCACCAGCAAACGTCTGCTGGGCGCCGATCGGCCGCTCATCTGCGTCAACTGTTTGAAGTGCAAATCCTGCGCCACCACCAAGGTGTCCAAGTTCGTTGGCAACCTGCCCATGTGCACCGCCTGCTTCAAGCTGCGCAAAAAGGGCAACTTCTGTCCCATCTGCCAGAAGTGCTACGACGACAACGACTTCGATCTGAAGATGATGGAGTGCGGCGACTGCAACCAGTGGGTGCACTCCAAATGCGAGGGTCTCAGCGACGAGCAGTACAATCTCCTGAGCACGCTGCCCGAATCGATTGAGTTCATATGCAAGAAGTGTGCGCGACGCTGCGATGTCTCCCGCAACAAGGCCGACGAGTGGCGTCAGGCTGTCATGGAGGAGTTCAAGTCGAGCCTGTACAGCGTGCTCAAGCTGCTCAGCAAGTCGCGACAGGCATGCGCCCTGCTCAAGCTAAGTCCGCGCAAGAAgctgcgctgcagctgctcagcCGGAGGCGCAGCCGGCAAGGCTCATAGCCAGGGCAAGCTGCAGCCCAAGGCGCTGCAGTTCACCTACAACGGCCTGGGCAGCGATGGTGAGAGCCAGAACAGCGACGATATCTACGAGTTCAAGGAGCAGCACAGCACCAATCGCAAGCCGTCGACGCCGGTGCCATGCAGCTGCCTGCAGCCGTTGAGTCAGTCGCCATCGTTCAGCCTGGTGGACATCAAGCAGAAGATCGCCAGCAATGCGTACGTTTCGCTGGCGGAGTTCAACTATGACATGAGCCAGGTGATACAGCAGAGCAACTGTGATGAGCTGGACATTGCctacaaggagctgctgagcgaGCAGTTTCCATGGTTCCAGAACGAAACGAAGGCCTGCACAGATGCGCTCGAGGAGGATATGTTCGAGTCGTGCGGCTACGAGGAACTCGAGGAGTCACCGACCACATATGCCGAGCATCATACCGCATCGCAGGCACCGCGCACTGGCCTCCTGGACATACCGCTCGACGATGTAGATGATCTGGGCGGCTGTGCGGTGAAGACACGTCTGGATACGCGCGTCTGTCTCTTTTGCCGCAAGAGCGGCGAGGGTCTGTCTGGCGAGGAGGCGCGTCTGCTCTACTGCGGCCACGACTGTTGGGTGCACATCAACTGTGCCATGTGGTCCGCCGAGGTGTTTGAGGAAATCGATGGCTCGCTCCAGAATGTGCACAGTGCCGTGGCGCGTGGCCGGATGATTAAGTGCACCGTTTGCGGCAATCGAGGCGCCACCGTTGGCTGCAATGTCAAGTCCTGCGGCGAGCACTATCATTATCCCTGTGCGCGCAGCATCGATTGCGCATTCCTCACCGACAAGTCCATGTATTGCCCGGCTCATGCCCGCAATGCGCTCAAGGCGAATGGCTCGCCCAGCGTCACCTACGAATCAAACTTTGAGGTGTCGCGTCCCGTCTACGTGGAGCTCGATCGCAAGCGCAAGAAACTGATCGAGCCCGCCAAGGTACAGTTTCACATTGGCTCGCTGGAGGTGCGGCAGCTGGGCTCGATAGTGCCACGCTTTTCCGACTCCTTTGAGGCGATTGTGCCGATAAATTTCCTGTGCAGCCGCCTCTATTGGTCCTCCAAGGAACCCTGGAAGATAGTCGAGTACACGGTGCGCACAACCATACAGAACAGCTACTCCAGCTCGCTGACACTCGATGCTGGACGCAACTTTACGGTCGATCACACCAATCCCAATTGTTCGCTGGTGCAGCTCGGCCTGGCGCAAATAGCCCGCTGGCACAGCAGCCTGGCGCGCAGTGATCTGCTGGACACGGATTGGGCGGAGTTTCCCAATTCGTATGTGCCCGCCGACGAGAATACCGAGGAGGAGCCGCAACAGAATGCGGACCTTTTGCCGCCAGAGATAAAGGATGCCATATTCGAGGATTTGCCGCATGAGCTGCTCGACGGCATCTCCATGCTGGACATATTCATGTACGAAGATTTGGGCGACAAGACCGAACTGTTCGCCATGAGCGAACAGTCCAAGGACGGCACAACGGCCACATCCCAGACAGGCGGCGGTTCGGTGAGCATCTGTGACGAGGACACGCGCAACTCGAACAGCCTGAGCAAACAACTGGAGCTAAGCAATTGCTGGCCAGCCAGCAATCCTGTCGAGGATGCCATGTTATGCGCGGCGCGCAGCTCCAGTCAAGCGAAGCAGCGTGGCGAGGTTCTCAAGAAGACGGCCACGGCTCCGACACGCTCCTGGCCCAAGTTGGACGGCGGCAGCGTTGCGGCCTTTAAGCGGCGCAAGCTCTCCAAGAATATAGCCGAGGGTGTGCTGCTCAGCCTCAATCAGCGCAGCAAAAAGGAAATGGCCACCGTTGCCGGCATCACGCGGCGTCAGTCTGTCTGCGGCAGCAGCGAGCTGCCCCCCGAGGGCAGCGCAACCATGCGCACCAAGAGCTTCACGTGGAGTGCGGCCAAGTGCCTGTTCGAGAAGAACGAATCGCGTGAAGAGCCCGCCAAGCTGAAGATCATGCAAATGGACGGCGTGGATGACTCCATTACCGAATACCGTATCATTGGCAGCGATGGCAATCTGTCCACGGCCCAGTTTACGGGGCAGGTGAAGTGCGAGCGGTGCCAATGCACGTACCGCAACTACGACTCATTTCAGCGGCATTTGGGCAGCTGCGAGCCGATGTCCACCAGCGAATCGGAGTCGGAGACCGCAACGGGCACAGCTCAGCTCAGCGCCGAGAGCCTCAATGAGCTGCAAAAGCAGGCGCTGGCCGCCGCCACGCTCAGCAACACGGGCGGGCTCAACTATCTGCAGACGTCCTTTCCACAGGTCCAGAACCTGGCCACCTTGGGTCAGTTCGGTGTGCAGGGTCTGCAGGGCCTGCagacgctgcagctgcagccacaaTCGCTGGGCAATGGCTTCTTTCTGTCGCAGCCAAATGCGGCTCAGGCCACGTCCAATGGCAACGATGAGCTGCAGCTCTATGCAAACTCGCTGCAGAATCTGGCGGCCAATCTGGGCGGCGGCTTTACCCTGACACAGCCGACGATGAGCACACAGGCGCAACCCCAGCTGATAGCCCTGTCCACAAATCCAGATGGCACACAGCAGTTCATCCAGCTGCCGCAGAGCAATGGAGCTACAACACAACTGCTGCAGACAGCGGCGCCGGCGGCGATGCCAACGGCCACATACCAGACGCTACAGGCGACCAACAGCGACAAGAAGATCGTACTGCCGTTGCGGAACGCGGGTAAGCCGCTCAAGACGGTGGCCACCAAGGCGGCGCAGcaggcaacggcagcggccaAACAGAAGCAACTGAAGTCCGCGCACGGAGTGAAGCCTATTCAGGCCAAGCtccagccacagcagcagcagcaacagcaccaacaacaccaacaacaacaacaccaacaacaacagcagcagcaacaacaacagcagcaacaacagacgCCCATCACAGTGGCCCAACATGGGGGCACCACGCAGCTGTTGGGCCAAAAtctgctgcagccgcagctACTCTTCCAGAGCAATGCGCAGCCGCAgacgcagcagctgttgttgccgcagACGCAGGCACAGAACATCATCTCGTTTGTGACCGGAGACGGCAGCCAGAACCAGCCGCTGCAATACATCTCgataccaacaacaaatgacTTTAAGCCGCAGCAGACGACAAGCACGCCTACGTTCCTGACAGCTCCAGGCGGTGGTGCCACATTTCTGCAAACGGACGCAAGCGGGAATTTGATGTTGACCACGGCGCCGGCCAACTCGGGCCTGCAGATGCTAACCGGACAGCTGCAGACACAGCCCCAGGTCATTGGCACGCTCATCCAGCCGCAGACCTTGCAGCTGACCACCGGAGCAGATGGGACACAGAGCGCCACGGCGCAGCAGCCGCTCATTTTGGGCGGTGCCACTGGCGGCGGCACCACAGGCCTGGAGTTTGCCACCGCCACGCCACAAGTCATACTGGCCACACAGCCCATGTATTACGGCCTGGAGACGATTGTCCAGAACACGGTCATGTCGTCGCAGCAGTTCGTGTCCACGGCCATGCCGGGCGTGCTTAGCCAGAATTCCAGTTTCTCGGCCACGACGACACAAGTGTTCCAGGCCAGCAAGATCGAACCGATTGTCGACCTGCCCGCTGGCTATGTGGTCCTCAACAATGCGGTGGATGCGAGCGGCAACACGAGCTGGCTGCAGCAGAGCCAGACGCAGGCAACCGATGATGCTACCGCACAGCTGCTGCAAAATGCTGGCTTTCAGTTTCAGACCACGCCCACAACGTCCACACAGCAGACCATGTCGACAGACTATGCGCCACCGCTGGTGGTCACGGCCAAAGTACCGCCCGTGGCGCAGATGAAGCgcaatacaaatgcaaacaagTCGCCCATCTCTGTGCTGAGCAAGGTGCAGCCGCAACCACAGCAATCGCAGGTGGTGAACAAGGTGCTGCCCACCAATGTgatccagcagcagcagcagcagcagcagcaacagcaacagcagcagcaacagcaaatgcagccaaaGCAACAGCTGGCGGGCAATGCCAATCTGAAGCTGACGTCACAGttccagcgccagcagcaggcgAACGAGCTGAAGAACAAGCAAGCGGCGGGCCAGCAGACGGGCAGCACGTGCGGTGCACCGCCCAGCATTGCCTCCAAGCCGCTGCAGAAGAAGACGAATCTGATTCGGCCCATACACAAGGTGGAGGTCAAGCCCAAGATCATGAAGCAGGCCCCCAAGCTGGCCACGTCAGCAGCATCGATGCaacatcaccagcagcagcagtcgccaGCGGCGATTAACCAGGTGGCCAAggtggcgctgctgcagcagcgtttGCCGCCCGCAccacaaccacagcaacagcagccacagcagcagcaacaacaactacatcagcaacaacaacagcaacaacagcaacagcaacatatgcaacagcatcagcagcagcaacaacagctgtccatgccgcagctgctgcccgCGCAGCAGCCCATTATCAGCATAGTGAATACAGCAGAGCCGCAGGCAGCTACCCAGTTTGTGATCACGCCGGCTCTGCAGGCGCAGGCGCAACCCATACagctgcaggagcagcagtcgcaacaacagcagcaacagccggcGGAGCAGCTGATCAATGGCAACGCCACACGATTGCAGCACTATGCCAGCAATTCGCTGCCCACCAATGTGGTCAatccgctgcagcagcagccgctggcggccagcgccaacaacagcagcaatagcaatgTGACGCAGCAGAACAGCACGATCACGATCAACAGCCGGCCGACGAATCGGGTGCTGCCCATGCAACAGCGCCAGGAACCGACGCCGCTGAGCAACGATGTCGTGGTGCAGTCGCCAACGCCGCCCAAGCCCATTGAGGAGCCGGTGCCAGCGGGCGCGTCCACACAAAAACCCATAGTCAAATGCTATGCGCAGCTGGAACAGAAGTCACCTGGCTACGAGACAGAGCTAAAGACCAACATCACACTGGATAATCTAGAGCAGACAAATTCCATAACGACTTTGCAGTTGCAACAGCCGCAACAGGGGCCCATATACGGCGAGCAAATCTTTGAGAAGCAGTCGGAGGCGCAGGTGCAGCTGGAAAAACCCAAACACAACGATCTGATGCTCCTCGAGGCCACATcgtgccagcaacagcagcagcagcagcagcagcatatgGAGATGGTGGTGGACAATGGCTTTCAGCTTACGTCTAACGAGAGTTGTCTGCTTGAGAAGCATGGCTTTAATGTGGAGGCAGTGCCTATGGACACCGAGGATCACTATGCCAGTATGAAGaacggcagcggcggcggcgccgcTGAGGGAATAGGTCAGGTGGATGATGCCGAGGAGGAtgaggacgacgacgacgactttAGCCTGAAGATGGCCACATCGGCGTGCAACGACCACGAGATGTCCGACAGCGAGGAGCCGGCGGTGAAGGAGAAGATCAGCAAAATTCTGGACAACCTGACGAATGATGACTGTGCCGATTCCATAACCACGGCGACAACAGTCGAAGCCAGCGCTGGATATCAGCAAATGGTTGAGGATGTCCTGGCCACGACTGCCGCCGGCTCAGTATCCACGGACGATGAAACCTTTACGGCTACCGCCGAAGCCGTGGAGGCAGCGGCTAGCTACATAAACGAAATGGCCGAGGCTCACGAGTTGCAGCTAAAGCAGCTGCAGGCGGGCGTCGAGCTGGATCTGAAGAAGCCCAAGCTGGATGTaccacaacagcagccaaataCGGTGCCAACCAATGTGGTGCCCACCGCAGCTGCTCCACAGCAGCCGCCACCAATGCGTGACCCCAAGAAGATAAGCGGGCCACATCTGCTGTACGAAATACAAAGCGAAGATGGCTTCACCTACAAGTCCAGCTCCATAGCGGAGATCTGGGAGAAGGTGTTCGAGGCTGTGCAGGTGGCGAGGCGTGCTCATGGTCTAACGCCGCTGCCCGAAGGTCCGCTGGCCGATATGAGCGGCGTGCAAATGATTGGCCTCAAGACGAACGCGCTCAAGTATCTGATCGAGCAGCTGCCTGGCGTGGAGAAGTGCGTCAAGTACACGCCCAAATACCATAAACGCAACGGCAATGTGTCCACAGCTGCCGGGGGCGGACATGCGGCCAGCACAGCTGGCAGCAATGCGGCAGCACTTGGCGCTGGAGCGGATGCGCAGGCGCTCATAGACTACGGCTCGGATCAGGAAGAGCTGCAGGAGAATGCATATGAGTGCGCACGCTGCGAGCCATACGTCAGTCGCTCCGAATACGATATGTTCAGCTGGTTGGCGTCCAGGCATCGAAAGCAGCCCATACAGGTGTTTGTGCAGCCCTCCGATAACGAGCTGGTGCCCAG ACGCGGAACTGGCAGCAATCTGCCCATGGCCATGAAATACCGTACGCTGAAGGAGACCTACAAGGATTACGTGGGCGTTTTCCGCTCGCACATCCATGGACGCGGTCTCTACTGCACCAAGGACATTGAAGCAG GCGAAATGGTTATCGAGTACGCCGGAGAACTGATACGCTCTACGCTGACCGACAAGCGGGAGCGGTATTACGACAGCCGTGGCATTGGCTGCTACATGTTCAAGATCGACGACAATCTGGTAGTGGATGCCACAATGCGTGGCAATGCGGCGCGCTTTATCAATCACTCCTGTGAG CCGAATTGCTACTCGAAGGTCGTTGACATACTTGGCCACAAGCACATCATCATCTTTGCCCTGCGGCGCATCGTGCAGGGCGAGGAGCTGACCTACGACTACAAGTTCCCGTTCGAGGATGAAAAAATACCCTGCTCGTGCGGCTCAAAGCGTTGCCGCAAGTACTTAAACTAG